GTTGCTGTAGACCTTAATTTACCGTTTATTACCCGTGATAAAGGGCCTATATCAGCCTTACAGGGTCAATATGGCTGTGATGTTTTTGTAGTAGGCTCTAATCGATTATCGCTATATCAATTAGCAACTGATGTACCAATGTTCTTTCACCCAAATTCAGCTATGTTTAAAGTAAAGCGGATTATGAAAGGGGATACAAGTCCTTTTTTACAAGCGACGAAACTGACCGAAAAAATGTCATTCCTCGATTGTACATTGGGTCTTGCATCTGATAGTATAGTATCAAGTGTAGTTGTTGGAAAATATGGGAAAGTAGTTGGGATTGAGGGTAATCGTTTTCTAGCGTACATCGTTAGAGAAGGGCTAAAGAGTTGGGATAGTGGCTTAGTCGAAATAAATGAGGCTATGCAGCGGATCGATGTCGTTCACATGGATCATCTTGACTACTTACGGAACGAAAAAACGAACGCCTTTGACGTGGTT
The window above is part of the Anaerobacillus sp. CMMVII genome. Proteins encoded here:
- a CDS encoding class I SAM-dependent methyltransferase — protein: MIVTTSLRPTQEMLKKAKQVAVDLNLPFITRDKGPISALQGQYGCDVFVVGSNRLSLYQLATDVPMFFHPNSAMFKVKRIMKGDTSPFLQATKLTEKMSFLDCTLGLASDSIVSSVVVGKYGKVVGIEGNRFLAYIVREGLKSWDSGLVEINEAMQRIDVVHMDHLDYLRNEKTNAFDVVYFDPMFELKIDSDGINPIRNMAIYRPLDGETIEEAKRVAKSRVVLKDHWKSTRFDQFNFNVYKRTTSPFHYASIEL